ATGATGGCCAGAAAAGTGAAGAAGTTGTTGATAGCACAGAGCATCCTGAAGAAGTCACAACCCAAGTGGACACTGCAATTGAAGAGGCGGAGGTCGAGACAGAAGGGGAAGCTGcagtggaaggggaagaggaagctgTGTCCTATGGAGATGCTGAAAGCGAAGAGGAATATTACTATACAGAAACTTCATCCCCCGAAGGGCAAATCAGTGCTACAGATATGACTTACCCATATTTCAGTCCTCCTCAGGAACTGCCTGGAGAGGAGGCATACGATAGTGCTGGCGGGGAAGCTGGTCTCGAAGGCTCCCATCAAGAGGCCACCGGTCCACCAGAATCCAGAGAAGTGAGGGTCACCTCCCCAGAGCCGTCCCACGGAGTCTTAGGCCCGTCGGAGCAAAAGGGCCAGGTCACCTCTGGGCCAGCAGTGGGCAGATTGGTGAGTAGCCCTGACTTCTGTTTTGTGCCAGTGTCGCACGGCCCACGGGGTTTGTCACCCTATGTGAGGAACTTGGGGGTACATCATAAACACAGATTGCAATCCCTGTTAGAAATTTCTtagcaaggctgggtgcggtggctcacgcctgtaatcccagcactttgggaggcgaaggtgggtggatcacctgaggtcaggagttcgagaccagcctggccaacgtggtgaactcctgtctctactaaataagcaaaaatcagccgggcgtggtggtgcacacctgtaatcccagctattcaggaggctgaggtgggagaattgcttgaacctgagaggcggaggctgcagtgagccaagatcgcaccattgcactccagcctgggcaacagagtgagaccttgtctcaaaaagaaaagaaaagaaaagaaatgtcttaGCAAGCTTAGGTCTCAGGATTCACGGTCGAATGCTGAGAGATCCTGGACTCTGCTTCAGTGTTCCCAAGCCCAAGGCTGGGGGCCTCCAtagctgccatccacgtaagggCATCCAAGTTTCCAGGCTTCCAGAGCAGCATTGTCCAATATGGTCCATCAGTCACATGTGGCTACAGAGAGCTCTCCAAATGTGACTATCGAGCTGGAGGAATGGAGCTTTTAACTGTTTAAGGTTCTAATTCCCATGTAAATAGCCGCCTGTTGCCAGTGGCTGCCATAATGAATAGTGCAGTTCTAGATAATAACAATGACAATAGGTGCattcttatattttttcattaattttctttaaacaatcactaagttacagaaaaaaatgaagtacaaTAAAGaggatcttttattttcttaaacattgGAGAGTGAGTTGCAGATCTGATGCACCAAAGCTTTTGAATGCTTCTGTATGTGTTTCCCACAAACAGCTGTGGCACAACCATCAAAATCTGGAaattgagctgggcatggtggtgcatgcctataatcccagctactcaggaggctaaggcaggagaatcacttgaactggagaggcaggggttgcagtgagccgagatcacaccactgcactcctgcatgggtgacagagcgagactcttgtctcaaaaaaaaaaaaaaaaaaaattctggaaattgCCTTGCTCCATTTCCAAGGAATGCTCAGGCCTCAGTCAGGGTTCACCAAATGTCCCAATGACATCTTTTGTAGCAAAGAGATTCCGTTCAGAATCAAATGTTGCCTTGAGCGCTCACATTTCTGTAGTCTCCTCAATCTTTCCTTGACAACCTTGACCCTTGTGAAGGTCATAGGCCAGCTGTCTTGTAGAGTGTCCCTCAGCCTGGATTTGCCCGGTATTTCCTCATGATGGGGTTAGGGTCGTGAGGCTTTGGTGGGACTATCACGGAAGCGATGTGGGGCTCTCAGTGCGTCCCACCAGGGACGCAGGATTCAAGCTTCCACCATTCCCGATGATGTTCACTTCGGCCACCAAATTTAAAAGCACCAAGATTCTCCACTGTGAAGCGACCTTTTACTCTTTTATACTTAACGAAGATTTTGTGGGaaggtgcttttttcttttttggtttaagaTAGGAAGGTGAATActatttagaatgagaaaaaaattgcaacaGATTCCCACCAGTTATTGAGGACTTCTTATATTTGCTTACCAATGTATACAGGTGTTACACAACTTTTGGCagatttatccctaagtattttttttttttttgagatgaagtcttgctctgtcacccaggctggagtgcagtggcatgatcttggctcactgcaacctctgcctccccggttcaagcaattctcctgcctcagcctcctgagtagctgggactgcaggcacacaccaccacacttggctaaaatttggtatttttagtagagatggggtttcaccatgttggccaggctggtctcgaactcctgacctcaagccaactcctgatctgcctgcctcagcttcccaaagcgttaggattacaggcatgagccatcgctccTGCCCAGTATTTCACATTTTTGATGCCATTATAAATGGTTTCCAATTGTCTGTTGCtagcatatagaaatacaattggttTTTGTATACTCACCTGATATTCTGCCACATTGCTAAAGTCCCTCACTAGTTAGACTAGCTTGTTTGCGGAATTGGTAGGCTTTTTCACAAAGATAATCATCTCATCTGAGAAAAAAGGCagttaacttcttcctttccaatgcagatgccttttctttctttttcttacctgatTATATTGGCGAGAACCTCCAGcaccatgttgaatagaagtggtgagagcagaCCTCTTGTCTTGCCCTGATCTTATgggaaaagcattcagtctttgaCTATAAAGTGCCATGTTTGCTGTGGGCGTTGCAGATGCCCTTTATTGGGTTAAGGAAGTTCCCTTGTATTCTCGGTTTGTTGAAtgctgttgggtttttttgtcttttttttaatcataaaagcgTATTGGGTTTTGTCAAATCTTTTTCTGCGTCTGTTAAGAAgactgtattttcctttttagttAGTTAATTTGATAgattacactgattgattttccAATGTTCAAGCAACCTCGCATTCTGAGATAAATGCAGGGAGCCACTTTGGAGTGATGTGAATGTCAGCTCCTCATGAAACTCttgctttatttatattcttaCATCTGCATAGACTCAGGGCTCTCCCTGTGATTCACTGGGTTATAACCCATTACTGTCATTATGTATTTTGATGCTCAATTTGGCCAGTGAGGGCCCGTTTAAACCAGCTTTTGTGTGGTCGGACGCACCTCCATCCTTCTTTGAGggctttcttgctttctggcaTAGACTGCCCAGCCTTAGAATCAGACATTTCTCCAGGAGCCCTGTTTCTGttagtggaaaatagaatttaGAAGTTATGACTTGGGTGCTGGGGTCCTCATTGATGCTGGGTGTCACTGTCCCCAGGCCCTCTCAGTGGCAGGAGATAGGGCCTGTGTGCATGTACTGTACATACTTCCCCCACATTTATACATACACCATGTACACAGACATTCGCTCACATCTACATTTATTGGAATACCCCCCCGCCCCCGGCGTTGGCTCACAACAGTACCTCTAATTCCATCTCACCTCCATAAGGAGTCCCTCCtggttttctcctcttccttttttttttttttttttttgaaacagagtctcgcccaagtagctaggactacaagcactcaccatcacgcccggctaatttttgtattttttgtacaaggCGGCATCTCACCAtgatacccaggctggtctcgaactcctgggctcagtcaatcctccctcctcaacctcccaaagtgctgggaatacaggcatgagccaccacgcccggcctcctcttCCGTATTTGTAGCTCCTTTCTCCAACAGGGAGAAGCCTGGCCCCATGATCCTTGCTGTATTCACTGATGTGGTCAATCCCCCTGGATGTAACCTGTCTCCCACTTTCACTGCCTtggctgcccccacccccagcatagCTTAGGTTTCAATTGTTCTGGAAGGGGAGATGGGAGTGTGGAAAGGAGGCAGGGAAAGAAGATGCTTTATACTTCTGAGCACTGACTATGGGCTAGACACTGTTCTGTGTTGTCTTAGAATCctgacaaccctatgaggtaggaacTATGATCGtgcccattgtacagatgaggaaactgagaggtgAAAGGTCATTGCATAGTCACCCAGCTGTTGTGGCAAACGGGAGCTCTTGCTTCAAAGCCACCGTTCTGAACCACAAGGCACCCGTCCGTCCTACTCCCCTACCCTGGGAAACCCGAAAGAGCTTCTAAAAGTCACTTTGGAGAATAGCATGATTCAGTATTTGGTGAGCCCTAATTAAGTTTTATGATCACAAGTgacaaatataaaaccaaaaccaaaatcttattttaagaatttatcggccgggcgcggtggctcacgcttgtaatcccagcactttgggaggccgaggcgggcggatcacaaggtcaggagatcgagaccacggtgaaaccccgtctctactaaaaatacaaaaaaattagccgggcatggtggcgggcgcctgtagtcccagctactctgagaggctgagacaggagaatggcgtgaacccgggaggcggagcttgcagtgagccgagactgcgccactgcactccagcctgggtgacagagcgagactccatctccaaaaaaaaaaaaaaaaaaagaatttatcaaCAACaacaggccaggcgtagtggctcatggctgtgatcccagcactttgggaggccgatgcaggcggatcacttgaggccaggagttcgagaccaccctaaccaacatggcgagacccccatctctactaaaaatacaaaaattagccgggtgtggtggtgcacacctgtagtcccagctactcaggaggctgaggcacaagaatcacttgagcctgggagtcagagattgcatgagccaacatcatgccactgcactccagcctgggtgacagagcaacactccatctcagaaaaacaaaacaaaacaaaacaaaacaacaacaacaacaaaatatatatatcaacaacagcaaaaccagTGTCTTCACCTTTTGTTTAAGTGAGTCTAAGTCACTTGTTGCTCTGTAAACCCAATTTCCATCCTTGGGCCTAGTTTCTAGAAAATACACTGGGAAGTAGTTTCCAAATATGATTGAACAAAGGGCAGGGGCAGCCCCTGAGCAACCCTTGCTTCCCCACCTCCCACTGGTTCTCAGTCTTCAGGACAGTGTGAGTGGGACTTGTGTGCAGTTGTGCACATGGACACCCAGCAACCTCTCATTAGGAGAAGCCGCTGCTGCACACCCTGGAGATGAGTTTTGACCCTGGGCTCCCATTAATGTTGTTATGGCTCCAGATGCCTCAGAAATAATTTCCAGAGTCAACACCATCTGCGGAAGTGCCGTGAGACAGTGCACGGGCTGGAGACGGAGACAGCCGGCGCTGAACATACCCGGGGCTGCCCGTGCAAACTGGGGCAAGCCCTTCAGCCTCCGTGTGGCTGCTTTACTATGGAGAACAGAAATGACTAGAACCTGACTTGTGGGGTTATGGTGAGGGTGGCATGAGATGAGCTTTGTAACAACGTGTTGTTTATGGGCAGCAAAACCCTGACTCATTGTCTGTGTTACTAATATCCAACAGTTCATCATCAGCAATAATTATTGTCAATAGTTGTAACTGCAAAAGTCTCTTTTAAAGCTAAAATGgacgccgggcacagtggctgtaGTCTCAACACTTtacgaggccaaggcgggtggatcacttgaggtcaggagttccagaccagtctgggtaacatggcgaaaccccgtctctactaaaaatgcaaaaattagccaggtgtgatggtgcgcgcctgtaatcccagctactcgggaggctgaggcaggagaatcacttgaacccaggaggcggagtttgcagtgagccgagattgcgccattgcactccagcctgggcgacagagcgagactccatctcaaaaacaacaacaacaaaccctgaAAAACAGAGCTGGGGAAAGGCATTAAGGGGAGGGCTTCTCATAACAAAAACTGTCACAAAACACTCTGCAAACCCCACAATGTTGCACAAAGATCATCAtaacctttcaaaaaaaaaaaacaaaaaacacttctgCTAGGACAGCTGCCAGCAACTGCCTGTCGAAACTTGGACTGATGCCACCCTGTTATTGATCCTTACAGCCAAGGAGAATTATCACAAAACAATTATAtaatcctcctcatttttcctttatcaaCTTTCATCTTCCTTTACCTCCCCGAATACAAACATAATTTACTGTGGCACCcgtattcccattgcaatgcccTATCcccaaataaatgtcattttCCTTTACAGAAactctctctgtttgttatttaggATGATACATTGCTCAAAATTTAACGTAATTGTTAAAGTAATGGAAAATCACTTGGATATAAAGATCATCATTTGACTTTTGCAAATGTCCAAAATGGAAAACATCTAACTCGCTCCCACCCAGGGAATTCAGAAGTGGTTCccccagctcacacctgtaatcccagcactttgggaggccggagtGGAAAGGCTgaatgaggccaggagtttgagaccagcctagggaacatagcaagaccccacctctaaataaaatatttaaaaattagaccagtgtggtggtgtgcacctgtaatcccagctactgtggaggctaaggagggaggatcacttgagcccagaagttgggggttgcaatgagctatgattccaacactgcatgccagcctaggtggcagagtgagatccttaataataataataataatagactgtttcctcttctctcctttcaaACCAGCCCCCTTTAGGGAAATTTCAATAAGAAAATGTCTTCCCTTCATAAAAACACCTGGCTcgattttaactttatttatttatttatttttgagaaggagtcttgctctgttgcccaggctggagtgcagtgctgtgatctctgctcactgcaacctccgcctcccgggttcaagcgattcttgtacctcagcctcccgagtagctggaattacaggcacgtgccacgacacctggctaatttttgcattttttagtagagatggggtttcgccatgttacccaggctggtctcgaactcctggcctcaagtgatccacctgcctcggcctcccaaagtgctgggattacaggcatgagccactgcgcctggccaggtttttaaaaaacacacaggtGACtatattttgattctgacaactttcacaaaTGTAATGAGTTAAAATTGAATAACTTCTCAGTGGCAATTAAGCCCTTGTTGACTTAGTTTTGGTTGTTCTTGCCATAGACAGGATCCACCGAAGAGCCCCAGGGGCAGGTGCTCCCGATGGGCGCCCGGCACCGCTTCCAGCTGAGCCACGGGAGCAGCATCGAGTCCTCAGACCTGGAGGAGTTCATCTCGCAGGAGCCAGGTGCTGCCCACCCACTGAGGTCGCCTTGCCCTGGCGATGAGCCACCTGCACAGGCCCTTCTGCACAAGGGACGCCACTCGTTTGTCATACCTGTTTCCTGAGTGGCTGTGagctgaaagagaaaaatcttattaACAGATATGGATAACATTTATTGGGCGTTTActgttttatctcatttaatcctaacagtGACAGATGAAGTAGGAACCATTCTCCATTTAACAGACAGGTCCCCTAAGGGCATTAAGGAACTGGTCCAATTAAGTGACAGAACGTGGCCTTTGCCAAGATTCAGTGATGCCCAGCCTCATCCCCTGACGGCCATTTCTCACTGGCTCCTGGTCTCAGAGCGAGACGTGCCGTGACAGCACCCCCAGGCCTGAATCTGTCTGCTGGCTTTCGAAGGCTTTCCAGAACCCCTGTCTTCTTACATAGTACTGGCATCCCAGTGTTGTGGACATGGGAGGGCAGATCAGGAAGTTGCAAATTCCCTGGGGTACCGACCTGCAGCCTGTCCAAAACCTTGCATaacttgcagatgacatgaaaaCACCACATGTCTAAATTAGtgaaaaaacaggccgggcgcggtggctcacacctggaatcccagcactttgggaggccaaggccagtggatcacctgaggtcaggagctcgagaccagcctggccaacatggcgaaaccccatctctaataaaaaatataaaaattagccaggcgtagtggcaggcgcctgtaatcccagctacttgggaggctgagacaggagaatcacttgaacctgggaggtggaggttgcaatgagccaagatcgagccactgcactcaaacctgggcaacaggaataagactctgtctcaaaacaaacaaacaaacaaaaaacaaaaaaacataattagctgagcgtagtggcacgtacctgtcatcccagctacttgtcaCTCCCGAGGGATtgagggaggctcaggcagaagaatcgcttgaacccgggaggcagaggttgcagtgagccgagatcgcaccgctgcactccagcctgggcgacagagtgagacccctctctgtaaataagtaaataaataaataaattagtacaAAACAGAACAGGGATCTCTCCAACCTGGAAGGATGGAAAGACCAAAACTAGAAcctcatttattatttcctttcttttgcagtCTTATCAGctgtttcacattttttaaaaaaattcaaatctaggccgggcacagtggcgcacgcctgtaatcccagcactttgggaggccgaggtgggtggatcacaaggtcaggagttcgagaccagtctggccaacatggtgaaatcccatctctactaaaaatacaaaaattagctgggcatcgtggcaggtgcctgtaatctccagctactcgggaggctgaggcaggagaatcgcttgaacctgggaggcggaggttgcagtgagccaagatcgtgccactgcattccagcctgggcaacagagcaagactctggaaaaaaaaaattgtatccaaTCCACTAGTTAAGTGGCCACCTTTCTATTCATGCCTTATGTGTAAAGAAAAcctcaaggctgggcgcggtggctcacgcctgtaatcccagcactttgggaggccgaggcaggcggatcacaaggtcaggagatcgagaccatcctggctaacacggtgaaaccccgtctctactaaaaatacaaaaaattagccaggcgaggtggcgggtgcctgtagtcccagctacgcgggaggctgaggcaggagaatggcgtgaaccccggggggcggagcctgcagtgagccgagatcgcgccactgcactccagcctgggtgaaagagcgagactccatctcaaaaaaaaaaaaaaaaaaagaaaacctctcaaaaataatttttttcccgcCTACCTTTAAAACGGGACCCTTTCTCTGGGATGCATTGAGTCAGTGAATAGAAGATGGGGTGAGTGACATTTCTGACACACAGGCCGTTTGGATGCTTTTGCTGTCACTTTCCCATCATGCTGCATGAGGCATGACAGCAGCTGTGCTGTTGATGCCTCAGAATAGAATCTGAGTCTTCTCTCCAGCAGCTCCTCAATGGTGTCACTGTCTCTCCCCCCACTGATCCCCCTAGGGGTGCCCGATGCCCACCCCAGGGAAGGAGACCTGCCAGTGTTCCAGGACCAGATCCAACAGCCCAGCACCGAGGAAGGGGCCGTGGCAGAGAGAGTGGAGTCCGAGGGGAGTGATGAGGAAGCAGAAGACGAAGGGTCCCAGCTGGTGGTTTTGGACCCAGACCATGTAAGGAAGCCTTCCCAGGTTTTGCTTTTGCCTACACAGAGGGAGAATGACACAGGCCCCTTTCTCTGCCTGCACTGTGGCCCACTCCTGACCCCAAATGCTATACTTGTATCTCGCCCGTTCACTGCACCGTTTATCGGCAGCGATTGACCTGCCTCTTCGTAGGTAGTCTCCTCTGAGGTCGGTATAGGTAAGGCCTGTGTTTCTCAACCCTGGCACCACTGCCCTGTGGGGCTGGGCCATTCTGTGCTGTGCCTTGCGTGGCATTGGACAGCATCCCTGAGTTCCCCCCGCTACATGCCAGGAGCACCACCACCCCTTTGGTTGTGATcgtcaaaaatgtctccaggccaggtgcagtggctcacacctataatcccagcactttgggaggccaaggcctatggatcacctgaggtcaggagttcgagaccagcctggccaacatggtgaaaccctgtctctactaaaaatacaaaaaaaaaattagccaggcgtggtggtgagcacctgtaatccctgctactctggaggctgaggcaggagaattgcttaaacccaggaggcggaggttgcatgcagcgagccaagatggcaccagtgcactccagcctgggcaacaagagcaaaactctgtcttaaaaaaaaaaaaaaaaaaaagtctccatcaTTGCCAAATGTTAGAGGTGTGGGGCCCATCTTGAGAGCCACTGCTTTGAGGGCACCAATTGAATCGCAgctccctgccccacccactgGCAAGGGGAAAAGGCAGATGTTGATTTCATTTACCCATCAGGAAAGCTCAGAGCTCCAGGAGCTGCAGGAAGGAGCTGGGGGCTGCAAGGGGAGGTTCTCTCCCCAGACCACTGCTCCACCCCACCCTCTGGCCCCAGCGCACCATCGTTTTGCCAAAATACGCACTCAGTTCTGCAAGTGCCTGAGATGAGACCATGAGGTGTCTTTAATTTGTGGCTTCCAGAGTAAGAATCCCAAGCAGAAGCAGGGAGGAGCACTCCACATGGAAGTCGTCTCTGGCCCACCAGAGGGAGACCCGTGGCCACCTGGGCTGAGCCCTGGGTTGGGCAGGAGGGTGACCAGGATGGTAACCGCCTGTGGTTTTCCATTGTTCTAGCCCCTGATGGTAAGATTCCAGGCTGCCCTGAAGAACTACCTGAACCGACAGATCGAAAAGCTGAAGCTGGACCTCCAAGAGCTGGTGTGTATCCGTCCAGTCTCCCACCCCGGTCGGATGCCTGCGTCCTGGTGACCCTGTTTCTCTCTTTGGTCCAGGTTGTGGCTACCAAGCAGAGCCGAGCCCACCGGCAGGAGCTGGGGGTGAATCTCTATGAGGCGCAGCAGCACCTGGTACACCTGCAGAAGCTGCTGGAGAAGAGTCACGACCGCCACGCGACAGCCTCCAGTGAGCGcaggcagaaggaggaggagctgcAGGGCGCCCGCGCGCTCTACACCAAGACCTGCGCAGCCGCCAATGAGGAGCGCAAAAAGCGTAAGCCAACCCGGCGGCCCCACATGCCATCGGGTCCTGGAGGGTTTCCCAGGGGTGTCCCCATGTACCATGGCCAAGCACCTAGAAAAGTAAGATGTGTGTGCGTCCTGGAGGGGTTCCCACCCTTTTTAGGAGGGGAAGGCACATAAATCAaatgtctttttgttgtttttttgagatggagtctcactctgtcacccaggctggagtgcaatggcatgatcttggctcactgcaacctcccccttccgGGATCAAGCCagtctcctggctcagcctcccaagtagctgggattacaggcacctgccaccatgcctggctattttttgtatttttagtacagacggggtttcaccatgttggccaggctggtctcgaactcctgacctcaggtgatccgcctgcctcggcctcccaaaatgctgggattacaggcgtgagccaccgcgcccggtcataAATATGTTAACTGGCACCTGTCAGGGCAAAGCAGCAAATGCTGAAGCTGCTAACAGCCAGGATGTAGAGACTCAAAACTGGGAGAGATGGGTGGGCTGCAGAGGTCCAAGGATAGACGAGACCAGGAGGCGAGAGCAGACCAGGGGTGATGGAGGGTTTCGATAGGTGCGAATGCGAGGGTGAGGCCGGGGCTGGCACGACGGTCAGACCATGGCCCAGGGACCGACCGCCATAGGATGTGTGCGGCAGGTCAGTGGGTAGCTTTGAATCAGATGAGACAGTGGGGGCTACAGCACGTGCTATGCAACATTACCGATAAAGCAACGTCCTTGCACAGAGCTGGTCATGTAGGTGACCGGGGACAGTGGCTTCCTCTTGTGACTATGGAGTATTTCAGTCTTTATGCTTTTTGATGTTTTCAACTTTCTCAATCAACTGTGTATTACTCTTATAATGGGGAAATGACCTACAGAAACCTGGGAGAAAACAGAAGCACATGGCTATCCCAGCTGTTctggaaagaaacattttaaacccTGAGAAAAGTGGAAGAGGTTTCTGGAAATTTCAGAGTTACAGTAAGTGGGCACTTATCAAGCACCTCTcttgaccgggcgcggtggctcatgcctgtaatcccagcattttgggaggccaaggcgggtggatcatgaggtcaggagatcgagaccatcctggctaacacagtgaaaccccgtctctactaaaaatacaaaaaattagccgggcgtggtggcgagcgcctgtagtcccagatacgtgggaggctgaggcaggagaatggcgtgaacccgggaggtggagcttgtagtgagctgagatcgcaccactgcactccagcctgggcgacagagcgagactctgtctcaaaaaaaaaaagaaaaaaagaacctctCTCCAGTTAccatcacatgaacagaaaacaCCAAAGGGAAAGAACGTGACATCCACGCTGAACTGAAAGAGCCACATCCTCCAGAAGTAACCAAATTTAGACCCACCTGAAGGAGGACGCATGCCCCTACCTGCTCCCCACACCTGCAGTGAGGCTGGAGCTGTGGAGCTGGGGTGGAGTGCCCGCCGGCTCAAAGAGTGGGTAGGATTCTGAAAAGATCCGAACACTCTGGTGGACTCTGCTTCCTGGAGATTAGGAGAGGGCCGGAGCCGAGGCTCTTCAATCCGTCAAGGCCTGCCTCAATCAGCACCATCTCTGCCTTCTCAGAACTGAAGAATTTGGGCAACGGTCCCGGCCCTGATGGGGGGCAGCCACCACTGCTCATCCCTTAGGTGAGATGTGGGTCCTGGCCCCTGGAGAAAGCCCACGGTCACCTGCCTCATCTGGGAGGGAGACAGAGCCCATTAGtcactgtattagggttctctagagggatagaACTAACAGGATAGATATATAGAGAAAGGGGAGTTTATTCAGTATTAACacaggatcacaaggtcccacaataggccatctgcaggctgaggagcaaggagagccagtctgagttccaaaagtgaagaacctggagtccaatgtccaagggcaggaagcatccagcacaggagaaagatgtaggctgggaggctacaCCAGTctcatcttttcacatttttctgcctgcttacactctggctgcactggcagctgatgagatggtgcccacccagattgggggtgggtctgcctttcccaggccactgactcaaatgttaatctcctttggcaacaccgtcacagacacacccaggatcaatactttgtatccttcaatccaatcaagttgacactcagtattagccATCACAGTCACTAAACCTTCACACCAAAATGTGAGTTAC
The window above is part of the Symphalangus syndactylus isolate Jambi chromosome 14, NHGRI_mSymSyn1-v2.1_pri, whole genome shotgun sequence genome. Proteins encoded here:
- the CCDC40 gene encoding coiled-coil domain-containing protein 40 isoform X3, with protein sequence MTRLDGARLCVRGDGTKAAPSPAAPALAARVVPAPPDVDSVAQQREMAEPGGAAGRSHPEDGSASEGEKEGNNESHMVSPPEKDDGQKSEEVVDSTEHPEEVTTQVDTAIEEAEVETEGEAAVEGEEEAVSYGDAESEEEYYYTETSSPEGQISATDMTYPYFSPPQELPGEEAYDSAGGEAGLEGSHQEATGPPESREVRVTSPEPSHGVLGPSEQKGQVTSGPAVGRLTGSTEEPQGQVLPMGARHRFQLSHGSSIESSDLEEFISQEPVIPLGVPDAHPREGDLPVFQDQIQQPSTEEGAVAERVESEGSDEEAEDEGSQLVVLDPDHPLMVRFQAALKNYLNRQIEKLKLDLQELVVATKQSRAHRQELGVNLYEAQQHLVHLQKLLEKSHDRHATASSERRQKEEELQGARALYTKTCAAANEERKKLAALQTEMENLALHLFYMQNVDKDMRDDICVMKQVVKKAETERIREEIEKKKQDLYVDQLTTRAQQLEEDIALFEAQYLAQAEDTRILRKAVSEACTEIDAISMEKRRIVQQWATSLVGMKHRDEAHRAMLEALSRVLEHFPSQNINTTHSRLSTTWHSTGILLRGSFLPGASRVFAFVCYCGAAVGNQVREC